From one Lycium ferocissimum isolate CSIRO_LF1 chromosome 7, AGI_CSIRO_Lferr_CH_V1, whole genome shotgun sequence genomic stretch:
- the LOC132062945 gene encoding uncharacterized protein LOC132062945, with product MDAKRQKYLWSVNRTKQIMIKDETQWGGWLLKSNSFTLMVDPKDTIGAVKAYIQEEKGISFKKQKLLLGGGDVVCDEQTLDSLGIKKDSTLILRYAPITVMEEISGVKMLMLSFIVKDPWSLSRTMEIVIHDDIYKDVIKFRSVSKSKLSKFGLEEDTIKDCRNSYTLMVDPYDTVAAVKAYIQEQTGFSFNKQKLLLNNDQGGRCAVLRNDQTLVSLGIRKGSSLILRFGLVYKISFTHTRTGCIFNIRVKPGDTVADVKASAQKKTGEPLPISCRGQILPDDHPMFGLEM from the exons ATGGATGCCAAACGCCAAAAGT atCTATGGTCAGTGAATCGAACAAAACAAATTATGATTAAAGATGAGACTCAATGGGGTGGTTGGTTACTTAAATCAAATAGTTTTACACTAATGGTTGATCCAAAAGATACAATAGGTGCAGTTAAAGCTTACATTCAAGAGGAAAAAGGGATTTCTTTTAAGAAACAAAAGCTGCTGCTTGGAGGAGGCGATGTTGTGTGTGATGAGCAAACTCTTGATTCTTTAGGAATCAAGAAAGATTCTACTTTGATCCTGCGATATGCACCGATAACGGTAATGGAAGAAATATCTGGTGTGAAAATGCTTATGTTGTCCTTTATTGTCAAAGATCCATGGTCACTAAGTCGAACAATGGAAATCGTTATCCATGATGACATTTACAAAGACGTGATTAAATTCCGGTCAGTATCAAAATCCAAGTTATCGAAATTTGGACTTGAGGAGGACACTATTAAAGATTGTCGCAATTCTTATACCCTAATGGTTGATCCATATGATACTGTAGCTGCGGTTAAAGCTTACATTCAAGAGCAAACGGGATTTTCTTTTAACAAACAGAAGCTGCTTCTCAACAACGACCAGGGTGGTCGTTGTGCAGTTTTAAGAAACGACCAAACTCTTGTTTCACTAGGAATAAGGAAAGGTTCTAGCTTAATCCTTAGATTTGGACTGGTATACAAAATCTCTTTCACTCATACCCGTACCGgttgtatttttaatattagGGTTAAGCCTGGTGACACAGTTGCAGATGTCAAAGCCTCTGCTCAAAAAAAGACCGGGGAGCCATTACCCATAAGCTGCCGTGGACAAATATTACCCGACGATCACCCTATGTTTGGCCTTGAGATGTAG